The following coding sequences are from one Streptomyces dengpaensis window:
- a CDS encoding lipase maturation factor family protein, protein MEWFVAPEYWLSRQVFQRALAVVYLMAFLGAALQFRALIGERGMLPVPRFLGRVRFRDAPSVFHLRYSDRFFAAWAWTGCAVSVALIAGLDSQLPLWGGMLLWLAPWALYLSIVNVGQTWYSFGWESLLLEVGFLAVFLGNDEVAPPVVVLFLLRWVLFRVEFGAGLIKMRGDPCWRKLTCLDYHHETQPMPGPLSWFFHHLPKPFHRVEVAANHVTQLAVPVLLFTPQPIATAAASLMVLTQLWLVLSGNFAWLNWITIVVALSAIEFPTTPPRVAGPPLWYVIVVLAVSAGLLALSYRPARNLLSRRQVMNRSFDPLHLVNTYGAFGSISRVRYEVVVEGTADDVPRADSKWREYEFKGKPGDPRYWPRQFAPYHLRLDWLMWFAALSPAYAGSWFSGLVERLLENDRETLRLLRRSPFPADAPPRYVRARLFQYRYTTWRELRETGACWHRTYVRDYVPPMRLETEEERRIRD, encoded by the coding sequence GTGGAGTGGTTCGTCGCCCCCGAATACTGGCTGAGCCGACAGGTCTTCCAGCGGGCACTGGCCGTCGTGTACCTCATGGCGTTCCTGGGCGCGGCACTGCAGTTCCGCGCGCTGATCGGAGAACGCGGGATGCTGCCGGTCCCCCGCTTCCTCGGGCGCGTGCGGTTCCGGGACGCGCCGAGCGTGTTCCACTTGCGCTATTCGGACCGGTTCTTCGCGGCCTGGGCCTGGACGGGCTGCGCGGTGTCCGTGGCGTTGATCGCGGGCCTGGACTCGCAACTGCCGCTCTGGGGCGGGATGCTGCTGTGGCTCGCTCCCTGGGCGCTGTATCTGTCGATCGTCAACGTCGGCCAGACCTGGTATTCGTTCGGCTGGGAGTCCCTGCTCCTGGAGGTCGGCTTCCTGGCCGTGTTCCTCGGCAATGACGAGGTGGCCCCGCCGGTCGTCGTCCTCTTCCTGCTGCGCTGGGTGCTGTTCCGCGTCGAGTTCGGCGCCGGGCTGATCAAGATGCGGGGCGACCCGTGCTGGCGGAAGCTGACGTGCCTGGACTACCACCACGAGACGCAGCCGATGCCGGGCCCGCTGAGCTGGTTCTTCCACCATCTCCCGAAGCCGTTCCACCGGGTCGAGGTGGCCGCGAACCACGTCACTCAACTCGCTGTCCCGGTCCTGCTGTTCACTCCGCAGCCGATCGCGACGGCCGCCGCCTCGCTGATGGTCCTCACCCAGCTGTGGCTGGTCCTGTCCGGCAACTTCGCCTGGCTGAACTGGATCACCATCGTGGTGGCCCTGTCGGCGATCGAGTTCCCCACCACTCCCCCGCGGGTGGCCGGCCCACCGCTCTGGTACGTGATCGTGGTCCTCGCCGTGTCCGCGGGCCTGCTGGCCCTCAGCTATCGCCCGGCGCGCAATCTGCTCTCCCGGCGCCAGGTCATGAACCGTTCCTTCGACCCGCTCCATCTGGTCAACACGTACGGGGCGTTCGGCAGCATCAGCCGGGTGCGCTACGAGGTGGTCGTCGAGGGCACGGCGGACGACGTCCCGCGCGCGGACTCAAAGTGGCGGGAGTACGAGTTCAAGGGCAAGCCCGGCGATCCGCGCTACTGGCCGCGCCAGTTCGCGCCGTACCATCTGCGGCTCGACTGGCTGATGTGGTTCGCTGCGCTCTCCCCCGCCTACGCCGGTTCCTGGTTCTCGGGTCTGGTGGAGCGGCTCCTGGAGAACGACCGCGAGACGCTACGGCTGCTGCGCCGCTCCCCTTTCCCCGCCGACGCCCCGCCCCGCTACGTCCGCGCCCGCCTCTTCCAGTACCGGTACACGACGTGGCGCGAGCTGCGGGAGACGGGCGCGTGCTGGCACCGGACGTACGTGCGCGACTACGTGCCGCCGATGCGACTGGAGACGGAGGAGGAGCGCCGCATCAGGGACTAG
- a CDS encoding HD domain-containing protein: protein MELRSVEELMDLLHACRGAWDTPDRSGDPVDLHDHALQTAALLRRGHPSDKELQVAGLVHDIGHLLRPGDDAGHADVAADAVRPLLGERVSRLVRMHVAAKRYLATTSPGRGLSPQSALTLTVQGGAMTPHEAAAFERDPMSEDAVTLRQADDAGKVVGLDAGVMEDWRTVLELVAAQHARLGAVD from the coding sequence ATGGAGCTGCGCAGCGTCGAGGAGCTGATGGATCTGCTGCACGCCTGCCGGGGCGCTTGGGACACCCCGGACCGCAGTGGCGACCCGGTCGATCTGCACGATCACGCGCTGCAGACCGCCGCACTGCTGCGCCGCGGCCATCCCAGCGACAAGGAACTCCAGGTGGCGGGCCTGGTGCACGACATAGGCCATCTGCTCAGGCCGGGTGACGACGCCGGTCACGCCGACGTCGCGGCCGACGCGGTACGGCCCCTGCTCGGCGAGCGGGTCTCCCGCCTCGTACGGATGCATGTCGCGGCGAAGCGCTATCTGGCGACCACGTCGCCGGGCCGCGGGCTGTCCCCGCAGAGCGCGCTGACCCTGACGGTGCAGGGCGGTGCCATGACGCCGCACGAGGCCGCCGCGTTCGAGCGCGATCCGATGTCCGAGGACGCGGTGACCCTGCGGCAGGCCGACGACGCGGGCAAGGTCGTCGGCCTGGACGCCGGGGTCATGGAGGACTGGCGCACGGTCCTGGAGCTGGTGGCGGCCCAGCACGCGCGCCTGGGAGCCGTCGACTGA
- a CDS encoding GH92 family glycosyl hydrolase, with protein sequence MRWTQRLRGARTAVAAAVLLGGTLAGPAAQAAGPRDGQLTDLVNPFIGTENEGNTYPGAAVPFGMVQFSPDTGHNTGYDYSQNHIRGFSLVHLSGVGCGLGGDLPVLPTTGDVTRTDYAQYQAEFSHDSEKASPGYYKVGLKTGIDAELTATARTGVQRYTFPATDKANVLLNTGQSLHSTISTKVEILDNRTVRTAITGSGFCQPTKPYTVYTITRFDRPFTTSGTWNGDTVTESSRQSVSNGRNGAFVRFDTTEDRTVEATTALSYVDADGAAVNLRSEGGRSFDAVRGAARRAWEDRLDDVRAQGGGDTLRRTFYSSLYRSFLAPNIGSDADGRYTGWDQKIHRAQGFTYYQNWSLWDTYRTQSQLLSLLAPREARDMAISVIKIDEESGWLPKWGYGTVETNIMTGDPVTPFLTNAYQQGLLKGYEERAYRALKKNADGVPPADSPAVGREANKEYMANGFAPYVKGRPHAKPGDSDYDHGASATLEYALSDAMLGAMARDLGHDADAARYAARAQNYRTVHDGSTGFFRARDASGVFTGPADPAQSEGFHEGTSWQYQWLVPQDLPGMVGLIGGKQAANDRLDSFFAYEQLLKDPAKTAREVWVNGPYDYYNADKYNPQNEPDLIAPYTYLSTGQPWKTTDVVHAALTLFTDTPTGMTGNDDLGTMSAWNVLSSIGIFPVQPGYDTWGLSTPVFERVDLTLDRRYYPRSALTVTAPGTSDSDRYIQSARADGSPYGRTYLTTDALRGLRSLSFTVGSEPSGWGTSADAAPPALK encoded by the coding sequence ATGAGATGGACCCAACGACTACGCGGTGCGAGAACGGCGGTCGCGGCGGCCGTGCTCCTCGGCGGCACACTCGCCGGCCCGGCCGCTCAGGCCGCCGGGCCACGCGACGGTCAACTCACCGATCTGGTCAACCCGTTCATCGGAACGGAGAACGAGGGCAACACCTATCCCGGCGCCGCTGTGCCCTTCGGCATGGTGCAGTTCTCCCCGGACACCGGCCACAACACCGGCTACGACTACTCCCAGAACCACATCCGCGGCTTCTCCCTCGTCCATCTGTCGGGCGTCGGCTGCGGCCTCGGCGGCGACCTGCCCGTGCTGCCGACGACCGGTGACGTCACGCGGACGGACTACGCCCAGTACCAGGCCGAGTTCAGCCACGACAGCGAGAAGGCGAGCCCCGGCTACTACAAAGTCGGACTCAAGACCGGCATCGACGCCGAGCTGACGGCCACCGCGCGCACCGGCGTACAGCGCTACACCTTCCCGGCCACGGACAAGGCCAATGTGCTGCTCAACACCGGGCAGTCGCTGCACAGCACCATCTCCACCAAGGTCGAGATCCTCGACAACCGGACCGTGCGCACGGCGATCACCGGCAGCGGCTTCTGCCAGCCCACGAAGCCGTACACCGTGTACACGATCACCCGCTTCGACCGGCCGTTCACGACCTCGGGCACCTGGAACGGCGACACGGTCACCGAGAGCTCCCGGCAGTCGGTGAGCAACGGCCGGAACGGCGCCTTCGTCCGCTTCGACACCACCGAGGACCGTACGGTCGAGGCGACCACCGCGCTCTCGTACGTGGATGCCGACGGCGCGGCAGTCAACCTCCGTTCCGAGGGCGGCCGTTCGTTCGACGCCGTCCGTGGGGCGGCCCGCCGCGCCTGGGAGGACCGGCTCGACGACGTACGCGCCCAGGGCGGCGGCGACACCCTGCGCCGTACGTTCTACTCGTCGCTCTACCGGTCCTTCCTCGCGCCGAACATCGGCAGCGACGCCGACGGCCGCTACACCGGCTGGGACCAGAAGATCCACCGCGCCCAGGGGTTCACGTACTACCAGAACTGGTCGCTGTGGGACACCTACCGCACCCAGTCGCAGCTGCTGTCCCTGCTCGCGCCGCGTGAGGCGCGGGACATGGCGATCTCCGTCATCAAGATCGACGAGGAGAGCGGCTGGCTGCCCAAGTGGGGCTACGGCACGGTCGAGACGAACATCATGACCGGCGACCCGGTCACCCCGTTCCTCACCAACGCCTATCAGCAGGGCCTGCTCAAGGGGTACGAGGAGCGGGCCTACCGCGCCCTGAAGAAGAACGCCGACGGGGTGCCGCCCGCCGACTCGCCGGCGGTGGGCCGCGAGGCGAACAAGGAGTACATGGCGAACGGCTTCGCGCCGTACGTCAAGGGCCGGCCGCACGCGAAGCCCGGTGACTCGGACTACGACCACGGGGCGTCCGCGACGCTGGAGTACGCCCTGTCGGACGCGATGCTCGGGGCGATGGCCCGGGATCTGGGCCATGACGCGGATGCCGCGCGCTATGCCGCACGGGCCCAGAACTACCGCACCGTCCATGACGGTTCGACGGGATTCTTCCGGGCGCGGGACGCCTCCGGCGTCTTCACCGGACCGGCGGACCCGGCACAGAGCGAGGGCTTCCACGAGGGCACGTCCTGGCAGTACCAGTGGCTGGTGCCGCAGGACCTGCCGGGCATGGTCGGCCTCATCGGCGGCAAGCAGGCGGCCAACGACCGGCTCGACTCGTTTTTCGCGTACGAGCAGCTGCTCAAGGACCCCGCGAAGACCGCCCGCGAGGTGTGGGTCAACGGCCCGTATGACTACTACAACGCGGACAAGTACAACCCGCAGAACGAGCCCGACCTCATCGCCCCGTACACCTACCTCTCGACCGGTCAGCCGTGGAAGACGACCGACGTGGTGCATGCCGCGCTGACCCTGTTCACGGACACGCCGACCGGGATGACCGGCAACGACGACCTGGGCACGATGTCCGCCTGGAACGTGCTCTCGTCCATCGGGATCTTCCCGGTGCAGCCCGGCTACGACACCTGGGGCCTGTCGACGCCCGTCTTCGAGCGGGTCGACCTGACGCTCGACCGGCGCTACTACCCGCGCAGCGCCCTGACGGTCACGGCACCGGGCACCTCGGACAGCGACCGGTACATCCAGTCGGCCCGCGCGGACGGGTCCCCGTACGGCCGTACGTATCTGACGACCGACGCGCTGCGAGGACTGCGCTCGCTCTCCTTCACGGTCGGCTCCGAGCCGTCCGGGTGGGGGACGTCCGCCGATGCCGCGCCGCCGGCCCTGAAGTGA
- a CDS encoding amidase, giving the protein MTTWVGRTAIEIAAAVREKRATPREVVAEHLARIERLDGQVGAFRTVRADAALAEADEVAARSDLAELPLAGVPVAIKDNLAVRGESNRNGSAATPETPADEDHVTVARLRAAGAVVVGLTNVPELCIVGTTDSVYGIARNPWDTTRSAGGSSGGSAAAVAAGLVPVAVGNDGMGSLRIPAANCGLVTLKPGRGVVPTGFDGGDWFGMAEHGPLATTVEDLRLMLSVLADTEFVRRDEPAPWKIAVSLRSPIAGVTIGTPYRTAVRDAAGLLAGAGHRIRRADPPYPLSLSLTALQLWTAGTAESAEGLDPALLARRTRVHAALGRRLLRTVRTGDHRERVRSRLTPFFAEHDILLMPALARRSPKAGPWHERGWLRNMLANSHYSPTTPPWNLTGWPAMSVPFGTLPSGAPCAVQLVGSPGSEAELLELAEQLEKLHPWQRTAPLGQSRT; this is encoded by the coding sequence GTGACCACCTGGGTCGGCCGGACCGCCATCGAGATCGCCGCAGCCGTACGCGAGAAGCGCGCCACACCCCGGGAAGTCGTGGCCGAGCACCTCGCACGGATCGAGCGGCTCGATGGGCAGGTCGGAGCCTTCCGCACCGTACGGGCGGACGCGGCGCTCGCCGAGGCGGACGAGGTGGCGGCCCGTTCCGACCTGGCCGAACTCCCCCTCGCGGGCGTGCCCGTGGCCATCAAGGACAACCTGGCCGTACGCGGCGAGTCGAACAGGAACGGGTCCGCCGCGACTCCGGAGACGCCCGCTGACGAGGACCACGTCACCGTGGCCCGGCTGCGGGCGGCGGGCGCGGTGGTCGTGGGCCTGACGAACGTGCCCGAACTGTGCATCGTCGGCACTACGGACAGCGTGTACGGCATCGCCCGCAACCCCTGGGACACCACACGCTCGGCGGGCGGTTCGTCGGGCGGCAGCGCGGCCGCGGTGGCCGCCGGCCTGGTGCCGGTCGCCGTCGGCAACGACGGCATGGGCTCGCTGCGCATACCCGCGGCCAACTGCGGCCTCGTCACGCTCAAGCCGGGTCGCGGCGTGGTTCCGACGGGGTTCGACGGCGGTGACTGGTTCGGCATGGCCGAGCACGGCCCGCTGGCGACCACGGTCGAGGACCTCCGTCTGATGCTCTCGGTCCTCGCGGACACGGAGTTCGTTCGCCGGGACGAGCCGGCCCCGTGGAAGATCGCCGTGTCGCTGCGCAGCCCGATCGCCGGAGTCACCATCGGCACGCCGTACAGGACCGCGGTCCGGGATGCGGCCGGGCTGCTGGCCGGGGCGGGCCACAGGATACGGCGCGCCGACCCGCCATATCCCCTCTCGCTGAGCCTCACCGCGCTCCAGCTCTGGACGGCGGGCACCGCGGAGAGCGCCGAGGGCCTCGACCCGGCGCTGCTGGCCCGGCGGACCCGGGTCCACGCGGCTCTTGGTCGCCGCCTCCTGCGCACCGTCCGCACCGGCGACCACCGCGAACGCGTCCGCAGCCGCCTGACCCCGTTCTTCGCCGAGCACGACATCCTGCTCATGCCGGCCCTCGCCCGCCGCTCCCCCAAGGCCGGGCCCTGGCACGAGCGCGGCTGGCTGCGCAACATGCTGGCCAACTCGCACTACTCGCCGACGACGCCGCCCTGGAACCTCACCGGCTGGCCCGCCATGTCCGTCCCGTTCGGCACCCTGCCCTCGGGCGCCCCCTGCGCCGTACAGCTGGTGGGAAGCCCGGGGTCGGAGGCGGAGCTGCTGGAGCTGGCGGAACAGCTGGAGAAGCTGCACCCGTGGCAGCGGACGGCGCCGCTGGGCCAGAGCCGCACCTGA
- a CDS encoding SDR family NAD(P)-dependent oxidoreductase has product MTVTEDGPAAMDEMSYGPGIDPERLAVCLSVLDELEKIEVDHPDAIAVRRATAGIYRTVKQRRRQERRAAKTAHDKAVTEATATGSAQRIDDETEGILPSSVTGAGEIAGILQRPRSCYICKARYVEVDYFYHQLCQDCAAENRSRRDARADLTGKRALLTGGRAKIGMYIALRLLRDGAHTTITTRFPNDAIRRFKSMPDSDEWIGRLKIVGIDLRDPAQVVALADSVAAAGPLDILINNAAQTVRRSPQAYSELVAAEAGPLPAGELPPAEVIGTFGSGAVAALPVAGGGALTAQDVTDLALVSGSASLERIAAGTAIDAGGLVPDLHDTNSWIQAVEEVTPVELLEVQLCNSTAPFILISRLRAAMAAAGARRTYIVNVSAMEGVFNRGYKGAGHPHTNMAKAALNMLTRTSAQEMFEKDRILMTAVDTGWITDERPHPDKMRLADAGFHAPLDLIDGAARVYDPIVRGEQGEDLYGVFMKDYAPGKW; this is encoded by the coding sequence ATGACGGTGACAGAGGACGGCCCCGCGGCCATGGACGAGATGTCCTACGGGCCTGGCATCGACCCCGAGCGGCTGGCCGTCTGCCTCAGCGTGCTCGACGAACTCGAGAAGATCGAGGTCGACCACCCCGATGCCATCGCCGTGCGGCGCGCCACCGCGGGCATCTACCGCACGGTCAAGCAGCGCCGCCGTCAGGAGCGCCGGGCCGCCAAGACCGCCCACGACAAGGCGGTCACCGAGGCCACGGCGACCGGCTCCGCGCAGCGCATCGACGACGAGACCGAGGGCATCCTGCCCTCGTCCGTGACCGGGGCCGGAGAGATCGCGGGGATACTCCAGCGCCCGCGCTCCTGCTACATCTGCAAGGCGCGGTACGTCGAGGTCGACTACTTCTACCACCAGCTCTGCCAGGACTGCGCCGCCGAGAACCGGTCCCGCCGCGACGCCCGAGCCGACCTCACCGGCAAGCGCGCGCTGCTCACCGGCGGCCGCGCCAAGATCGGCATGTACATCGCGCTGCGCCTGCTGCGCGACGGCGCGCACACCACGATCACCACGCGTTTCCCGAACGACGCGATCCGCCGCTTCAAGTCCATGCCCGACAGCGACGAGTGGATCGGCCGTCTGAAGATCGTCGGCATCGACCTGCGCGACCCGGCCCAGGTCGTCGCCCTCGCCGACTCGGTCGCCGCCGCGGGCCCGCTCGACATCCTGATCAACAACGCGGCCCAGACCGTACGCCGCTCCCCGCAGGCATACAGCGAACTGGTCGCCGCCGAGGCGGGCCCGCTGCCCGCCGGTGAGCTGCCGCCCGCCGAGGTGATCGGCACCTTCGGCTCCGGCGCCGTCGCCGCGCTCCCGGTCGCCGGGGGCGGCGCGCTCACCGCGCAGGACGTCACCGATCTGGCCCTGGTCTCCGGCTCGGCCTCCCTGGAGCGGATCGCGGCCGGTACGGCGATCGACGCGGGGGGGCTCGTCCCCGACCTGCACGACACCAACAGCTGGATCCAGGCGGTCGAGGAGGTCACGCCGGTCGAGCTCCTCGAGGTCCAGCTCTGCAATTCGACGGCGCCGTTCATCCTGATCAGCCGCCTGCGCGCGGCGATGGCGGCCGCCGGCGCCAGGCGCACGTACATCGTGAACGTCTCCGCGATGGAGGGCGTCTTCAACCGCGGCTACAAGGGCGCGGGCCACCCGCACACCAACATGGCCAAGGCCGCCCTGAACATGCTCACGCGCACCAGCGCCCAGGAGATGTTCGAGAAGGACCGCATCCTGATGACAGCCGTCGACACCGGCTGGATCACCGACGAGCGCCCGCACCCCGACAAGATGCGTCTCGCCGACGCGGGCTTCCACGCACCCCTCGACCTCATCGACGGGGCGGCCCGCGTGTACGACCCGATCGTCCGGGGCGAGCAGGGCGAGGACCTGTACGGCGTCTTCATGAAGGACTACGCGCCCGGCAAGTGGTGA
- a CDS encoding RICIN domain-containing protein, giving the protein MPLDRRLFLQTGSLALGALTLGTASPAAAAAGPLPDAFTRLPPGSITPRGWLDGQLRQQLAGLCGRYAERSHFLDFATSGWVHPENGGWEELPYWLRGYVPLAIATRDTTALEQSRRWIDAILATQQSDGFFGPRALRTSLNGGPDFWPFLPLLQALRSYEEYARDERIVPFLTRFLRFMNAQGRGAFDTSWVSLRWGDGMDVALWLHRRTGDGFLLDLVDKMHTYGADWTGPLPSPHNVNIAQGFREPAQYAQRSGSAAHTQATYRAYEQVMDGYGQFPGGGLAGDENIRPGFGDPRQGFETCGVVEFMASHELLTRVTGDPVWADRCEDLAFNMLPASLDPEGKAIHYITSANSVDLDNARKTQGQFQNGFAMQAYQPGVDQYRCCPHNYGMGWPYFSEELWLATPDHGLAAAMYAPSRVTAQVAGGTPVTVTEDTDYPFRETITLTVQTPRPVAFPLYLRIPGWCTAPQLRVNGGIVAAGDGPAFVRVERTWANGDRVSLRLPQRTTVRTWHGNRDSVSVSHGPLAYGLRIGEQYVRYAGTDTFPEYEVHATTPWNYGLLPGTSPVLRRTDGPLTGDPFTHEGSPVRILAKARRLPEWVADNEHVVAPLQQSPARSREPVETVTLLPLGAARLRIASFPTAAPDGTPWIPEPPFRRILNRHSGKVLAVDRMSTANSARVVQFENSGTGDHAWQLIDKPDGWFLIRNGHSGKVLGVDGMSTANSAHVVQYEDNGTADHLWTFVDRGDGWFLVRNKHSGKVLGVDGMSTANSAQVVQFDDNGTADHLWRFA; this is encoded by the coding sequence ATGCCCCTCGACAGACGCCTCTTCCTGCAGACGGGCTCCCTGGCCCTGGGAGCCCTCACCCTCGGCACGGCCTCCCCGGCCGCCGCGGCGGCCGGCCCCCTGCCGGACGCCTTCACCCGCCTGCCGCCCGGCAGCATCACCCCGCGCGGCTGGCTCGACGGGCAACTGCGGCAGCAGCTCGCGGGCCTGTGCGGCCGCTATGCCGAGCGCTCCCACTTCCTTGACTTCGCCACCAGCGGATGGGTCCACCCGGAGAACGGCGGCTGGGAGGAACTGCCTTACTGGCTGCGCGGATACGTCCCCCTGGCCATCGCCACCCGCGACACCACGGCGCTCGAACAGTCCCGCCGCTGGATCGACGCCATCCTCGCCACCCAGCAGAGCGACGGCTTCTTCGGCCCGCGGGCCCTGCGCACCTCGCTCAACGGCGGCCCCGACTTCTGGCCCTTCCTCCCGCTGCTCCAGGCCCTGCGCAGCTACGAGGAGTACGCGCGCGACGAGCGGATCGTGCCCTTCCTGACCCGCTTCCTGCGCTTCATGAACGCCCAGGGCCGGGGAGCCTTCGACACCAGCTGGGTCTCACTGCGCTGGGGCGACGGTATGGACGTGGCGCTGTGGCTCCACCGCCGCACCGGCGACGGCTTCCTGCTCGACCTCGTCGACAAGATGCACACCTACGGAGCCGACTGGACCGGCCCCCTGCCGAGCCCGCACAACGTCAACATCGCCCAGGGCTTCCGCGAACCGGCCCAGTACGCCCAGCGCTCGGGATCCGCCGCGCACACGCAGGCCACCTACCGTGCGTACGAACAAGTCATGGACGGCTACGGCCAGTTCCCCGGCGGCGGCCTCGCGGGTGACGAGAACATCCGCCCCGGCTTCGGCGACCCCCGGCAGGGCTTCGAGACCTGTGGCGTCGTCGAGTTCATGGCCAGCCACGAACTGCTCACCCGCGTCACCGGCGACCCGGTGTGGGCGGACCGCTGCGAGGACCTCGCCTTCAACATGCTGCCCGCCTCCCTCGACCCCGAGGGCAAGGCCATCCACTACATCACCAGCGCCAACAGCGTCGACCTGGACAACGCCCGCAAGACGCAGGGGCAGTTCCAGAACGGCTTCGCCATGCAGGCGTACCAGCCGGGCGTCGACCAGTACCGCTGCTGCCCGCACAACTACGGCATGGGCTGGCCCTACTTCAGCGAGGAACTGTGGCTGGCCACGCCCGACCACGGCCTGGCCGCCGCCATGTACGCCCCGTCCCGCGTCACCGCACAGGTCGCGGGCGGTACGCCGGTGACCGTCACCGAGGACACCGACTACCCGTTCCGCGAGACGATCACCCTCACGGTCCAGACCCCGCGCCCGGTCGCCTTCCCGCTGTACCTGCGGATACCCGGCTGGTGCACGGCGCCCCAACTCCGCGTCAACGGAGGGATCGTGGCGGCCGGGGACGGTCCTGCGTTCGTCCGCGTCGAGCGCACCTGGGCGAACGGCGACCGGGTGTCCCTGCGCCTGCCGCAGCGCACCACCGTGCGCACCTGGCACGGCAACCGCGACTCCGTGAGCGTCAGCCACGGCCCCCTCGCCTACGGGCTGCGGATCGGCGAGCAGTACGTCCGCTACGCGGGCACCGACACGTTTCCCGAGTACGAGGTGCATGCCACCACGCCCTGGAACTACGGCCTCCTGCCCGGCACTTCACCGGTCCTGCGGCGCACGGACGGCCCGCTCACCGGCGATCCGTTCACCCACGAGGGCAGTCCCGTCCGGATCCTGGCCAAGGCGCGCCGCCTGCCCGAATGGGTCGCCGACAACGAGCACGTCGTCGCCCCGCTCCAGCAGAGCCCGGCGCGCAGCAGGGAGCCCGTCGAGACCGTCACGCTGCTTCCGCTGGGGGCGGCACGGCTGAGGATCGCGTCCTTCCCGACGGCCGCCCCGGACGGCACCCCGTGGATACCGGAGCCCCCGTTCCGCCGCATCCTCAACCGGCACAGTGGCAAGGTGCTGGCCGTCGACCGGATGTCCACCGCCAACAGCGCCCGGGTCGTGCAGTTCGAGAACTCCGGGACGGGCGACCACGCCTGGCAGCTGATCGACAAGCCGGACGGCTGGTTCCTCATCCGCAACGGCCACAGCGGCAAGGTGCTCGGCGTCGACGGCATGTCCACCGCCAACAGCGCCCATGTGGTCCAGTACGAGGACAACGGCACCGCCGATCACCTGTGGACCTTCGTCGACCGGGGCGACGGCTGGTTCCTGGTCCGCAACAAGCACAGCGGCAAGGTGCTCGGTGTCGACGGGATGTCGACGGCGAACAGCGCACAGGTGGTGCAGTTCGACGACAACGGCACCGCGGATCACCTGTGGCGGTTCGCGTAA
- a CDS encoding wax ester/triacylglycerol synthase family O-acyltransferase codes for MTPDLLAPLDLAFWNIESAEHPIHLGALGVFAAHSPTAGAHAADLLAARAAAVPGLRMRIRDVWQWQPRAPLAFGSAAREPAPDFEPLDHVRLHAPTADFHAVAGRLMERPLERGRPPWEAHVLPGEDGVSFAVLFKFHHALADGLRALMLAAAIMDPVDMPELRRRPAEPPRGLLPDVRKLPGLVRGTLSDMGRALDIGASVARATLDVRSSPALTSQPTGTRRTAGVVLDLDDVHRVRKSVGGTVNDVLIAVVAGALRTWLDERGDGSAGVTPRALIPVSKRRPRTAHPQGNRLSGYLMPLPVGDPDPLGRLRTVRTAMDRNKDAGPNRGAGAVALLADHVPPLGHRLGGPVVGQAARLLFDILVTSVPLPSLGLKLGGCPLAEVYPFAPLARGQALAVAVSTYRGRVHYGLVADAEAVPDLDLLARALSEEVETLIAACGS; via the coding sequence GTGACACCTGACCTCCTGGCACCACTCGACCTGGCGTTCTGGAACATCGAGTCCGCCGAGCACCCCATACACCTGGGTGCCCTCGGCGTCTTCGCGGCCCACTCGCCCACCGCGGGCGCGCACGCCGCCGATCTGCTCGCGGCGCGCGCGGCCGCGGTTCCCGGGCTGCGCATGCGGATCCGTGACGTCTGGCAGTGGCAGCCACGCGCCCCGCTCGCCTTCGGGAGCGCGGCCCGCGAACCCGCGCCCGACTTCGAGCCGCTCGACCACGTCCGGCTGCACGCGCCGACCGCGGACTTCCACGCGGTCGCGGGCAGGCTGATGGAACGCCCGCTGGAGCGCGGGCGGCCGCCGTGGGAGGCGCATGTGCTGCCCGGCGAGGACGGCGTGTCGTTCGCCGTGCTCTTCAAGTTCCACCACGCGCTCGCCGACGGGCTGCGGGCGCTCATGCTGGCCGCCGCCATCATGGACCCGGTGGACATGCCGGAGCTCCGCCGACGTCCCGCCGAGCCGCCCAGGGGGCTCCTCCCGGACGTCCGCAAGCTGCCGGGCCTCGTCCGCGGCACCCTCTCCGACATGGGCCGTGCCCTCGACATCGGCGCCTCCGTCGCCCGTGCCACCCTGGACGTCCGCTCCTCGCCCGCCCTGACCTCACAGCCCACCGGAACCCGCCGTACCGCGGGCGTGGTCCTCGACCTGGACGATGTGCACCGGGTCCGCAAGAGCGTCGGCGGCACCGTCAACGACGTCCTGATCGCCGTCGTCGCCGGCGCCCTGCGCACCTGGCTCGACGAGCGCGGCGACGGCAGCGCGGGCGTCACACCCCGTGCCCTGATCCCCGTCTCCAAACGCCGCCCGCGCACCGCGCACCCCCAGGGCAACCGGCTCTCCGGGTACCTGATGCCGCTCCCCGTCGGCGACCCGGACCCGCTCGGCCGGCTGCGGACGGTGCGGACGGCGATGGACCGCAACAAGGACGCGGGGCCCAACCGGGGAGCCGGCGCCGTCGCCCTGCTCGCCGATCATGTGCCGCCGCTCGGGCACCGGCTCGGCGGGCCCGTCGTCGGCCAGGCGGCCCGGCTGCTGTTCGACATCCTCGTCACCAGCGTGCCGCTGCCCAGCCTCGGCCTGAAGCTCGGCGGCTGCCCGCTCGCCGAGGTCTATCCGTTCGCCCCGCTGGCCCGCGGGCAGGCGCTGGCGGTGGCCGTCTCGACGTACCGCGGGCGTGTCCACTACGGGCTCGTCGCCGACGCCGAGGCCGTGCCGGACCTGGATCTGCTGGCGCGTGCGCTGTCCGAGGAGGTGGAGACGCTGATCGCCGCCTGCGGGTCCTGA